One window from the genome of Pieris napi chromosome 3, ilPieNapi1.2, whole genome shotgun sequence encodes:
- the LOC125063498 gene encoding vesicular integral-membrane protein VIP36, giving the protein MFSKKSFSGKIIILSLFVAPILAEWNTQDYIRREHSLTKPYQGSGMALPYWDFLGSTIVTSNYVRLTPDLQSKSGAIWNTHPCQTRNWDLQVQFKVHGKGKDLFGDGFVIWYVKDRMQNGPVFGSKDYFSGLGIVLDTYSNHNGAHNHQHPYISAMVNNGSLHYDHDRDGTHTQVAGCEAKFRNYNHDTYISIIYKDDTLVVSTDLEGKNAWKECFRVENILLPTGYYFGASATTGDLSDNHDIIAVKMYELDLLESQKQNEDRSKIIPSAATFDEPRERLEDEKPAMSGVKTFLWMMFVAIIIIVLVVCGIMWYQKRQENARKRLY; this is encoded by the exons atgtttagtaaGAAGAGTTTTAgtggaaaaattattatactctCTCTATTCGTAGCTCCAATACTAGCAGAATGGAATACACAAGATTATATAAGGAGAGAGCATTCTCTTACAAAACCCTATCAAG GAAGTGGTATGGCGTTGCCGTACTGGGACTTTTTAGGTAGCACAATTGTTACGTCTAATTATGTACGGCTTACTCCCGATTTGCAATCAAAATCAGGAGCTATATGGAATACACAT CCATGTCAGACAAGAAATTGGGACTTGCAAGTACAATTTAAAGTACATGGCAAAGGCAAAGATCTATTTGGAGATGGTTTTGTAATCTGGTATGTCAAGGACCGCATGCAAAATGGGCCTGTGTTTGGTAGCAAGGACTACTTTAGTGGTCTGGGTATTGTCTTGGATACCTACAGCAATCACAATGGTGCACACAAT caCCAGCACCCATACATCTCTGCAATGGTGAATAATGGGTCCTTGCACTATGACCATGACAGAGATGGAACTCATACCCAAGTGGCAGGCTGTGAAGCTAAGTTCCGTAACTACAACCATGATACAtacatttctattatatacaaaGATGACACACTTGTAG TCTCAACAGACCTAGAGGGCAAAAATGCTTGGAAGGAATGCTTCCGTGTAGAAAACATCTTGTTACCCACGGGGTACTACTTCGGTGCATCCGCCACCACCGGAGACCTGAGCGACAACCATGACATCATTGCCGTCAAGATGTATGAGCTTGACCTACTGGAGtct caaAAGCAAAACGAGGATCGATCGAAAATAATCCCATCAGCCGCGACCTTCGATGAGCCGCGGGAGCGCCTTGAAGATGAAAAACCAGCCATGTCCGGTGTCAAAACATTCCTTTGGATGATGTTTGTGGCCATCATTATCATAGTGCTGGTTGTCTGTGGAATTATGTGGTATCAAAAGAGACAGGAAAACGCTCGAAAACGACTTTATTGA
- the LOC125063673 gene encoding uncharacterized protein LOC125063673 isoform X1: protein MSDEDNEDLPSILFNDNSKKSGDFSMPSADILASQRAREQECMQELQDLRSQFEKLDYKGQLVRQASNSSGSESEASLTTAAEALHVEQFVQHAVLAPTPNTLLQALLGAPILQPYDLSLLNYSALLLETNDKELILNTLNQIVLDIRQCIKRGTQSENLLRDEDTIVLCCWLCASSMWNGPQPCGSNAVLSELLKVAAPTVVETVAGALTTAMQEPHALVEASDAVWGHTLGQRCLAGRLLAAAMDALVPCSDSLASPSLTVSVVCGRLRCVWRELNAEKRHAALMVAGRVAVLAEPEIGELKALRDLLALSMQAPALPLRQSPDYLRIQVAASRLQILFEVNNLPTIDS, encoded by the exons ATGTCAGACGAAGATAATGAGGATTTAccttcaatattatttaatgacaATAGTAAAAAGTCG GGAGACTTTTCAATGCCCTCTGCTGATATATTGGCATCACAAAGAGCAAGAGAGCAAGAGTGTATGCAAGAGCTTCAAGATCTGAGGTCACAATTTGAGAAACTGGATTATAAAGGCCAATTAGTGAGGCAAGCAAGTAACTCAAGTGGCTCAGAAAGTGAAGCTTCACTAACTACAGCTGCTGAGGCACTACATGTAGAGCAATTTGTGCAGCATGCTGTGCTTGCTCCAACTCCTAATACCTTGTTGCAGGCCTTGCTTGGTGCCCCTATATTGCAGCCTTATGACCTTTCCCTGCTGAACTACTCTGCACTTCTACTAGAAACTAATGATAAGGAGctcattttaaatactttaaatcaa ATAGTATTAGATATCAGGCAGTGCATAAAAAGAGGAACTCAGAGTGAGAACTTGTTACGAGATGAAGATACTATAGTACTATGTTGTTGGTTGTGTGCATCTAGTATGTGGAATGGCCCTCAGCCTTGTGGCTCAAATGCAGTGCTGTCAGAGCTGCTAAAAGTGGCGGCACCAACTGTAGTAGAAACAGTAGCAGGTGCTTTGACCACAGCTATGCAAGAACCTCATGCTCTAGTGGAAGCCAGTGATGCAGTATGGGGACATACTTTAGGACAGAGATGCCTTGCTGGCCGCCTTCTGGCTGCTGCCATGGATGCACTAGTGCCTTGTAGTGACTCACTTGCCTCACCTTCCCTTACCGTAAGTGTGGTATGTGGACGACTACGGTGTGTGTGGCGTGAGCTAAATGCAGAGAAACGCCATGCCGCGCTTATGGTGGCAGGGCGGGTAGCGGTTCTTGCTGAGCCTGAAATTGGTGAACTTAAGGCGCTGCGGGATTTGTTAGCCCTCTCAATGCAGGCACCTGCCCTACCTTTGCGGCAGTCCCCAGACTATCTTCGG ATCCAAGTTGCAGCTTCAAGATTACAGATACTATTTGAAGTGAACAACTTACCAACAATAGACTCTTAA
- the LOC125063673 gene encoding uncharacterized protein LOC125063673 isoform X2 gives MPSADILASQRAREQECMQELQDLRSQFEKLDYKGQLVRQASNSSGSESEASLTTAAEALHVEQFVQHAVLAPTPNTLLQALLGAPILQPYDLSLLNYSALLLETNDKELILNTLNQIVLDIRQCIKRGTQSENLLRDEDTIVLCCWLCASSMWNGPQPCGSNAVLSELLKVAAPTVVETVAGALTTAMQEPHALVEASDAVWGHTLGQRCLAGRLLAAAMDALVPCSDSLASPSLTVSVVCGRLRCVWRELNAEKRHAALMVAGRVAVLAEPEIGELKALRDLLALSMQAPALPLRQSPDYLRIQVAASRLQILFEVNNLPTIDS, from the exons ATGCCCTCTGCTGATATATTGGCATCACAAAGAGCAAGAGAGCAAGAGTGTATGCAAGAGCTTCAAGATCTGAGGTCACAATTTGAGAAACTGGATTATAAAGGCCAATTAGTGAGGCAAGCAAGTAACTCAAGTGGCTCAGAAAGTGAAGCTTCACTAACTACAGCTGCTGAGGCACTACATGTAGAGCAATTTGTGCAGCATGCTGTGCTTGCTCCAACTCCTAATACCTTGTTGCAGGCCTTGCTTGGTGCCCCTATATTGCAGCCTTATGACCTTTCCCTGCTGAACTACTCTGCACTTCTACTAGAAACTAATGATAAGGAGctcattttaaatactttaaatcaa ATAGTATTAGATATCAGGCAGTGCATAAAAAGAGGAACTCAGAGTGAGAACTTGTTACGAGATGAAGATACTATAGTACTATGTTGTTGGTTGTGTGCATCTAGTATGTGGAATGGCCCTCAGCCTTGTGGCTCAAATGCAGTGCTGTCAGAGCTGCTAAAAGTGGCGGCACCAACTGTAGTAGAAACAGTAGCAGGTGCTTTGACCACAGCTATGCAAGAACCTCATGCTCTAGTGGAAGCCAGTGATGCAGTATGGGGACATACTTTAGGACAGAGATGCCTTGCTGGCCGCCTTCTGGCTGCTGCCATGGATGCACTAGTGCCTTGTAGTGACTCACTTGCCTCACCTTCCCTTACCGTAAGTGTGGTATGTGGACGACTACGGTGTGTGTGGCGTGAGCTAAATGCAGAGAAACGCCATGCCGCGCTTATGGTGGCAGGGCGGGTAGCGGTTCTTGCTGAGCCTGAAATTGGTGAACTTAAGGCGCTGCGGGATTTGTTAGCCCTCTCAATGCAGGCACCTGCCCTACCTTTGCGGCAGTCCCCAGACTATCTTCGG ATCCAAGTTGCAGCTTCAAGATTACAGATACTATTTGAAGTGAACAACTTACCAACAATAGACTCTTAA
- the LOC125063675 gene encoding uncharacterized protein LOC125063675 has translation MTCEIIVRFARLKDLQKRRELVQNSYSINFWDAFLFFFFQELTLELCVLGAAVLFIFCGVSVTACAALLPAAAAVVAAAVLLYRYALALKHAQNVSRELYGLVAEAHGSLLPPGNNSLSTRIHLTENEDKSSLSAHHGHIVGTVSVLDFQGSSASGWVEGLSVISEWRRHGVGTALTGAARRAAAVRGLQSLECALSHLQPSARRLLHSAGWECRGSYERRLAGAALTLPVLRLGTDLPLA, from the exons ATGACGTGTGAGATTATTGTGCGGTTCGCGCGGCTTAAAGATCTGCAAAAAAGACGTGAACTCGTACAAAACAGCTATTCTATTAACTTTTGGGatgcatttttgtttttcttcttTCAAGAG TTAACATTGGAGTTATGCGTGCTGGGAGCGGCGGTGCTATTTATATTCTGCGGCGTGTCCGTTACTGCCTGCGCCGCTCTGCTGCCAGCTGCAGCCGCAGTCGTTGCGGCTGCGGTCCTGCTCTACCGCTACGCTCTGGCGCTCAAACATGCACAG aatgTATCTAGAGAATTGTATGGTCTTGTAGCAGAGGCCCATGGCTCTTTGCTGCCTCCAGGAAACAACTCTCTGTCGACCAGGATACATTTAACTGAAAATGAAGATAAATCCTCTCTCTCTGCTCACCATGgacat ATAGTGGGCACTGTGAGTGTTTTAGACTTCCAAGGATCATCAGCTAGCGGGTGGGTAGAAGGACTGTCAGTGATAAGTGAATGGCGGAGGCACGGTGTCGGTACAGCTTTGACAGGAGCAGCGCGACGAGCGGCGGCAGTTCGTGGTTTGCAATCACTTGAGTGTGCTTTGTCACACTTACAGCCTTCTGCTCGACGCTTGCTGCATTCTGCTGGATGGGAATGCCGGGGCTCATATGAGCGCCGCCTTGCAGGTGCTGCACTTACCCTGCCAGTGCTACGCCTAGGCACTGATTTGCCCCTTGCTTGA